The sequence GGCGACGCGCGAGGAGATCCTCGCGGCCATCAAGTAGGGCCGCCGGCCGATCCGGTGCCCGGCGGCGGCATCAGCTTGCGCATCGACGCCACGATGTCCCGCAGGCGCATCGGCTTGTCGAGGAAGACGTCGGCCCCCGCGGCGAGCGCCTCGCGGCGGGCCGAGTCGCCACCGGCCGACACCGCGAGGATGGGCATCCGCGCGAGCTTCGGATCGGCGCGCACCGCGGCGATCAGCGACGCACCATCCATCACCGGCAGATAGACGTCGACCACGAGCAGGTCGTAATGCGTGCGCGCGAGGCGGTCGAGCGCGTCGCGCCCGTTGGCGGCGGTGTCGAAGTGATAGGCGCGGTCGTCGCCGAACGCGCGCCGACTGCCGCCCGCGACCCCCTCTCGGATGAGCCGCGCGACGTGAGAATTGTCCTCGACGACGAGCACGCGCACGACTGGCACGACGAGGTTCGGATCGCGGGCCCGCAACCGGTCGAGTAGCGGCTGCAGCTCGGCCGACAGCCCCGGGCCGTCGACGAACTCGATGCCGATGCCGCGCTCGTCGTCGCCGGCATCGCGCGTCCACCGCACGACGCCGGGCACGCGGATCGGGGCGACCAGGCCGGGGAACGACAGTCGGAGGACGACCTCCGTGCCGACCGCGAGCCTGCGCGCCGTGCGCACGAACGTGCCGCCCTCCGACAAGTTGGCGGTGAGATCGGCAGACAGGTCGTCGGCCCCGTCGTACTCGACGACCAGAGTCACGGCCTCGCGCCGATGGCGCCGATGGTCAGCGTCGCTCATCCCTCCCGGGTTCCACCGGATATCTTATCAGCATCGGCGCGCGCCCGGATGCCGGCCAGCGCGGCGACCCCGCCGAGCACCGCGACCGCGCCGGCCACCGACAGTCCCACGCGCAGCGATCCGACCCGGTCGGCGATGGCGCCGACGACCGCCGGCGAAAACGCGTCCCCGAGAAAGTGGACGAGGAAAAAGTAGGCGCCGGTCGCGGTGGCGTGCGCGCGCGCGCCGACGACGTCGTGCAGCGCCGCGAGCACGGGCCCGGCGTAAGCCGAGTTGAGCGCCGTACCGAGGCCGAGGCTCACGTACAGCAGCACCAGCGAATTGGTCCACAACCCGAGCGCGACGAACGGCGCGCCGAGCAACGGCCCGAGCCCGACGACGAGCAGCCGGCCGCGCCCCGGCATGCGGCGCTCGAGCCGGTCGGCGAGCACGCTGCCGCCGACCACGCCGGCGATCGCCGCCCCGATCACGACCGGACCGAACGTCGCGCCCACGCGCGCCGACATCGAGGCGTCGCCGCCGTAGTGGTACCGGATGATGAACGGGTGTCCCCAGTACTGGAGGGCGCCGACCATGAACGTGATCAGGATGCCCGCGGCGTAGACGAACGCGACGCCGCGCGCGCCGAACACGAGCCGGAGTTCGGTCGAAAACGGCCGGCGCGGGCCGCGGTCGGCCGCGCGCGAGCGGGGACGCTCGCGGATCGCGAGCGAGGCGGCGGCGAGCGCGAAGCCGGGCGCGCCAACCACGAAGAAGGCCGCGCGCCACCCCCAATACGTGCCGACCACCGAGCCGAGCACGATGCCGAAGCCGCCGCCGAGCACCATTCCGGCCTGAAACACGCCGAGCGCGCGGGCGCGCGCGCCGGTCGAGAACGACTCGCTGATGAGCGCCGTCGCCGCCGGCGCGTAGGTCGCCTCGCCGATCCCGACCGCCGCGCGGCTGGCGAACAGCTGGCCGAACGTCCGCGCGAACCCGGCCAGCGCCGTCGCCGCGCTCCACAGCGCGACGCCGACCGCGATCATCTTGCGGCGCACGAACCGATCGGCCGCGATGCCCAGCGGAATGGACGCGACAGAGTGCACCACCATGAACGCCGACTGAAGCAGGCCCGCCTGGCCGTCGGTCAGGCCGAGTCCTCCGCTCGCGGCCGGCCGCTGCACAAAAACGACCAGGCCCGACAGGACCTGACGGTCGACGTAGTTGAAGAAGTTGACGAGCGCGAGCACCGTGAGGATCGCGTACGGCGACGCGATCCGTCCGTGCGGCGGCTCGTCGGGGGCGGTCATCGGCCGCGCATGATACCGCCAAGCGCCGCGTTACAGCGTCACGACGAACCGCGTTCCGCGGCCGGGCGCGCTATCGACCTCGATCGCGCCGCCGTGCTCGCGAACGATCTGAAGGGTGAGCGCCAGGCCGAGCCCGGTGCCGCGGTCCTTGGTGGAAAAGAACGGGTCGAACACCTTGTCGACCACGTCCGGGGGGATGCCCGGTCCGTCGTCGGCGACCTCGATCTGGACGCGACGGCCGCCGGGCGCCAGCCGGGTCCGCACCGCCACGGTGCCGCCGCCCGCCTCCTCGAGCGCGTCGGCGGCGTTGCGCAGCAAGTTGAGCAGCGCCTGGCGGAGCTGCTGATCGTCCACTTCCACGCGCGGCAGCGCGGTCGCCAACTCCGCGACCACGGTCGCCCCGCGCGCCGCGAGCGGCTCACGCTCGAAGTCCACCAGCTGTTCGACGATCGCGTTGATGTCGTGCGGGTGCAGCTTCGGCTTCGGCAGCCGCGCGAAGTTCAGGTACTCTTCCGTGATCGACGTCAGCCGGTCGACCTCGGTCTGGATGGCGCGGCACAGCGCGCGCGCTTCTCCGGCCGCGTCGCCGCCGAGCGCCGCGAGTTCCTCCTCGAGCAGCTCCGCGTTCAACCCGATCGACGACAGCGGGTTGCGCACCTCGTGCGTGATGCTCGCCGCCATCTTGCCGACCACGGCCAACCGCTCGGACCGCACGAGGTCGCGCTCGCGCGACTCGACGGCGCGGCCCATCACGTTGAACTCGCGGGCGAGTTCGGCGACCTCGGCGGGTCCGCGCTCGTCGATGCGGCTGGCGTAGTCACCGGCGGCGATCCGGCGCGCGGCGAGCTGAAGCCGCTTGAGCGGCAACAGCGATCGCGTCGCCCACACCGCGACCAGCACGCCCAACAGCACGGCCAGCCCGCCGAGTCCCAGCGTGAGTTGCCGCACGTACGACTCGCTCTCCTCGAGGTGCAGCGCCGTCGCCTCGACGATGCGCCGCTGCCACCGCCAGAACCGCGACAGCCGGCTGCGCAGCTCCGTCTCGCTGCGGACGAGCCGCTCGAGCGCCTGCTGCGCCCGGTCGCGCGCCGCCGCATCCCGCGGCGCGACGCCCGCCAGCGGCGGATCGGCCAGCAGCGCGTCGTACAGCGGCGCCGCGCGATCGATCGCCTCGGCGAACTCGGCCAGCTGGCGCCGAATGTCGGCGACGCCGGCCCGGTGACCCGGCGGCACGTCGCGCAGCGCGTCCGCCATCTCGATTGCCTCGCGCAGGTCGCGCGCCCGCGTGGCGAGGTAGCTGCGCAGGCGCGCCTCGACGCGCGCGGCGGACGACTCGGCGGTCACATCGTCGAGGAACTCGCGCAGCTGGGTCTGCTTCTCCTCGAGTTCCTTCGCCTGGAGCGCGAGCGGCACGTAGCCGGTGCGAATCAACCGAATCTGGCGCCCCAGCCGCGACAGGTTCACGACCGAGTACGCGGACACCCCGCCAAACGTGACGATCAGCACGGCGAAGGCCACGACAATCCGCGCCGAGATCGTCGTGAGACCGCGAATGCGTGCCATGCCGGCAACCCTACCGCGAAAGCCGGCCGCCGGTCGTGCCGCGCCGCGCGGGCCCCCGCAGCATCGGCGCTCATGTATATAATGAGCGCCGATGCTGCGCCGCTCGCTCTCCGCCGCCGTCGCCCTGTGTCTGTGGCTCGCGGTCGACGCGCTCGCGTACGCCAAGCCGACCGTCGCGATCCTCGGCCTCGAGGTGATCGACGACGGCTCCGGCATCGACGAGCGGTCCACCGCGTTCGCCGCCGAGTTCACCAACGCGCTCCGGCACCGCGCGATGCTCGGCAAGGGCAGCTATCAGCTCGCGCCGAACAGCAACAAGGACCTGCTCGAACTCAAGCTGCTGTCGGACTGCGCCGACGAGGGGCGCGCGTGCATGGCGGCGATCGGCCGCGAGCTTCGCGCCGACGCCCTGATGTACGGCAAGGTCGAAAAGCGTGCCGAGGGCTTCCAGGTGTCGCTCAAACTGCTCAACGTCGAAACCGGCACGATGGAGCGCACGTTGAGCGAGATCGTCCCGTACGACGCCGCCGCAGGCGACAAGCTCAACGAGTGGGCCCGCACGCTGTACAACCGGCTCACCGGTGTTCCGGACACCGGCTCCGTGCGCGTGCGCGCCAACGCGAGCAAGGGCACCGTGTACGTCGACGGCGAGGTCAAGACGACGCTGAGTGCCGGCGGCGCGACGGTCAGCGGCCTGAGCGAGGGGGTCCACGCGCTGGCGGTCGAGTCCGACGGCTTCGACCGCTACGAATCGCAGATCACGATCTCGCCGGGGGAGGTGCTCGATGTGACCGTCCATCTGGAGCCCGCGACCCGCGGCGGTCCCGAGCGGCCCGGCAAGGTGTCGCGCGTGCTGTTTTGGACGTCGGTCGTCGCGACCGGCGCGTCCGTCGCTGCGTTCACGATCACCGGCACGCAGGTGCGCAGCCTCGAAGATGACAAACAGGAGCAGTTCGAGCGGCTCGTCGCCAACGGCGCCGACGTGAGCAACGCACCGCGCGACAGCAACGGCGACTTCACCGACGTGTGCGCCATCGCCGAGAACAACCGCGGGGTCGCGGGCGCGCAAGACCTCATCGACACCTGCGAAAAGGGTCGCAACCGCGCCCTGCTCACCAACGTGCTCATCGGCACGTCGGTCGCCACGGCACTGGCGGCCACGTACTTCTATTACAAGGGCTACATCGAACCCGGCGGCGCGGACAGCCGCGAGGCCGGAGCGGTCACGGTGACGCCGGCCGTCGGTCCCGGCGTGGTCGGCGCCGGCGTCGAAATCACATTCTGAGCCGCGCCGGATGGCGGCGACCAGAGGGCCGCTGCCCCCCGAGCCGGGCCGCCGGTCGACGTCACGTGCCGAGCCGCGCCGGATGGCGGCTGCAATCGCCGGGCAGTTCGGCTAGCGTGCCCGCACGCCCCCGATGTCGCTGCTCATCGTCAGCCTGATCGCTCTGGCCGCCGGCCCGCTGCTGTTTCGCGCGGCGCGGGCGGCGCGCGGCTCGTTCGCCGCGCTCGACGGGTTCGTGGTGGTCGCGATCGCCGGCCTGATGACGATCCACGTCATCCCGCACGCGATCGCGGCGGCCGGGCTCGGCTCCATCGCGATGGCGCTCGTCGGCCTCCTCGGCCCCGGCCTGCTCGAGCGCACGCTGCGGCGCGCCGCGCGCCACACCCACACCGCGACCGTCGTGCTCGCGATCGCCGGCCTGACCGTCCACGCGTTCTTCGACGGCGTCGCGCTCGCGGAGCCGGCGTCGGGCCACGGCGCCCACATGCTGGCGGTCGCCGTCGTGCTGCACCGGCTGCCGGTCGCGATCACCGTGTGGTGGGTGTTGCGCCCGGACCGGCGGTCTCGCCTCGCCCTGTCGGCGCTGGCCGCGCTCGGCGCCGCGACCGTCGCCGGCTACGCCGCCGGCGACGCGATCGCATCGTTGCTGGCCGAGTCGTGGCTCGGCTACTTCCAGAGCCTGGTCGCCGGCTCGGTGCTGCACGTCGTGTTTCACCGGCCGCACCCGGACCTCGCGTCGCCCGCGACCGGCCGCTGGCGCATCTATGCCGGCGCCGGCGCCCTCGCGGCGCTCGGCATGGTCGCGGCGCTGTCCGAGACGCACCTGCCGCTGCACGCGGCTGCCGAGGGGCTCGACGTCGGTGCGACGTTCTTTGCGCTGGCGCTGGAAAGCGCGCCGGCCCTGCTGCTGGCGTTCGCGATGGCCGGCGTCGTGCAGGTGCTCCTGCCGCGGTGGACGCTGGCGTGGATGGGGCGCGGGCGCGCCCCGGCGCAGGCGCTTCGCGGGATGGTGTTCGGCCTGCCGCTACCGATCTGTTCGTGCGGCGTGATCCCGCTGTACCAGACGCTCGTGCAGCAGGCGGTGCCGGCGACCGCGGCGATGGCGTTCCTCGTCGCGACGCCCGAGCTGGGTCTGGACGCAATCCTCATCTCGCTGCCGCTGCTGGGCCCCGAGCTGACCGCGGCGCGGGTCGCCGCTGCCGCGTTCGCCGCGTTCGCCGTCGGCTGGTGGATCGGCCGGCTCGCCCCGGCGACCGCGCACGGCGCCCCGCCCGCCGCCGCACCCGCCGCGGGCGGCGAGAGCCTCGCGGCGCGCGTGCGCCGCGGCCTGCGCTTCGGCTTCGGCGAGATCGTCGACCACACGGGACCGTGGCTGCTGCTCGGTCTGGCGATCGCGTCCGTCGTCGAGCCGGCGTTGCGCGCCGACTGGCTCGCGGGGCTGCCGGCGGGCGCCGACGTGGCGCTTTTCGCCGTGCTGGGGATGCCGAGTTACGTCTGCGCATCCGGTGCCACGCCACTGGTCGCCGTGCTCATCCACAAGGGCGTGTCGCCCGGCGCGGCGCTCGCGTTCTTGCTCACCGGGCCGGCCACCAACGTCACGACCTTCGGCATCCTGTCGCGGCTGCACGGACGGCGAATCGCCCTCGCGTTCGGCACTGCGATGGCCCTGCTGTCGATCGGTCTGGGACTGCTCGTCAACGCGGCCATGCCGGCGGCCGGAGCCATCGCCCTGCACGAGGCGGCGCTCGAGTCGCCGAGCGCGCTCGAACTCGCGGCGCTCGCCGCGCTCGCGGCGGTGTTCCTCGCGTCGCTGTTGCGCCAGGGGCCGCGCGGCTTCCTCGGCCAGATCCTGAGCCCGTACGGGGACGCGGGCAGTTGCGATCACGACCACGACCACGACCACGACCACGCGTGCGACGCCCCGGGTCCCGCCGATCGCGACCGGGACGCGCCGCCCGCCCCGCCTGCCGCGTGAGTCCGCCGGGCGCCCCCCGGCGACCGGAACGCGACCTCGTGCGAACCGCCGGTGGGACGCGGCTGTCGCGCGAGCCGCCGATGGGGCGCTGCGCGCGCCACCCGACCGGCGCCGTCGCGCGCGTCCGACCGTCCCGCCCCCCAATTTCAAACGATTGCGCGCTGCACTCCCGGCAGGCAGCCGTCCACGGATTGCATCGGGTTGTTCAAGCATTGAACAGAACCTGAACGCGGCGTACGACCCTGCACCACGCTTTCTCGCTACATTGTGGTCGGCCTTTCGATTGCAATCGGTTGTCGACACCACGATCAGGCAGCCGCATTCCTTCCGGTGGTTGCCGCAGCCAAAACAGGGAGGGGGACGCCCGGGGCCGACGGAACTCGTTTCCGCCGGCCCCACTTTTCGGCCGCGCCCTCGCCGCGGCCGTCAGCCCTCGTCGCCCGCCCGGACCGCAGCCCTCAGCCGGCGCAGCCAATCGGCCAGGTCGGCTCGGGTCTGACTTTCCACCACGACCGTGCTCAACAGCGCGTTGAACCGGCGCGCGACCGCCTCCACCTCGTCGGCGGGCGCGTCCGCCACCACGTCGGCGAACGCCGCGAGCGCCGGCCGGTACCCGCAGAACGCGCGCACGAACGCGGCGTTCGCGACCGGTTGGCGCGCCAACAGCCGCTCGGCCAGCGCGTAGTCGTCTCCGTCGCGGCAAAGCTCCGCAATCCACCACAGCCGGCCGATCGCGTTGCTGTCCGGTCGCGTTCCCGGCCGCCAAAAGCGCGCGCGCATCGGCGCCCACGCGCGAAACTCCCACCGGTGGCGGACCAGCTCGGGACAGTGGACCACCGCGAGAAACCGCCACACGCCGGGGTCGGCCGCCTCGCGGCGCGAAAGCGGCAGCGCGCGGTGAAGCCGCGGCGCGGCCAGCGCGTCGAACGCCGCATCGTAGCGCGACGTCGCCGCCAACAGCTCGCGCACGACGCGATCGAACGCGGACAGGTCGATCCGACGCTCGCACGGTTCGACGAACGGCCGTACGTCGTCCATCGCGTAGCGAACGCCGTCGCTGCTCGCAAGTTCTCGCGTCACCAGTCGCGACGCCTCGTGACTGAGCCGGTAAAGGATCACTCCGCCCTCTCGATCAGGCGCGCCGCGTGCACCGCGACGTCCAGTTGCTCCTGCAACACGGCGTCGAGGCGATCGAGCACGCGACCGGCGTCCCCCTGTTCGCGTTCTTCGCGCAGCGCGGCGACGCGAGCCGCGTGATCGGTACAGTGCGGATACAGCGCCGGCAGAAACCGCTCCAGCACGCTGCGCTGCCACTCGAATGGCGGCTCGTCGCCGTCGCGCACCTGCTCGGCCGCCTCGACGAACAGCCGCGTCCACACCGCGTGAGCGATGCTGTCGAACAGCACGTCGCGGATCGCCGCCCGCGTGCCGACGTTCGCGTTGCTGTCGAGCGCCTCGCACACGCGCTCGTGGTCGAGGTTGAGCCACAACACCGGGCTGTCGCCGTCGCAATCGAGCTGATAGAGACTCGCCGGCGACGGAAACTGCGGAGGCCCGTAGTCGCCGAACCGCGCGTAGCGCACGTCGAGATACGCGCCGCGAGGATCGCGCAGGCGGTCGAACCGCAGCTCCCAGGGCCGACTGCCCGCGAGGCGAGCACCGCGCGCCATCGCGTATCCGTCGACTGCATCGCTCGCATCGCGCGTGCGAACGGCCAGCGCCACCACGTCGACGCTGCCGCGCGCGTCGCCGCGCCGAATGCGCGTGGCGGCGCGCGCCTTCCCGTCGCGCACATCGGCCCACGGGATGCGCACGGCGGTGCGCAGGCGCGTCGCCGGGCAGCGCACCGCGACGACGATCGCCACCGGCGGGTCCGCACGCTCCCCTGGCGGCAGGACCGCGTCGATCAGCGCGGCCGGAACGTCCAGCCGCCATTCGATCGTCGCTTCGTCGAACCGGTGCGCGGACAAATCGACCAGGTGGCGGTCCGCGCGCACGGCAGTGACCGTCCGCGCGCCGTCGATCGCGCACCGCTCGGGGGTGGCGACGACGCCGAACCGGTCGTACCGGTAGGGAAGAAACTGCTGGCGCTTGATCGTCTGGCCGCGCCCCATGTCAGCTGCCCCGGCCCGCGACCTCGAGCGTCAGCTCGCCGCGGCCGACCGCGTTGTCCGACAGCGTCGCGCTGCGCCCCGAGAACGCCACCTCGCGCGCGCCGTCCGCCGCGACGACGCGCGCGACCCCTGCGTGGATGTCGACCGACGTCGCACCGGCGCAGTCGTCGATGCGCTCGATCGGCACGTCCATGGCGGCGGAGCCGTCCTCGCCGCGCTCGAACAGCCGGATCGAACACTCCCACCGCTGCATCGGTTGCGCCGGCGCAACCGCCCCCGCGAACCGCCAGCGTCCTCCCTCGAACCGGGCCGACAGCCCCGAGAAACGAAACGCGCTGGCGCCGCCCCCGGCGCCGCCGGCGCGGCCGATCGGAAACCGGCGGCGCAGTCGGTCCGGCCCGGTGGTCCCCTGGCGGGGCCGCGGCACGACGAGTTCGCGCAGCGCCGCGCTGACCTGGGCCTTCATCGCCGCGAGCGCCTTCGCGTAGCCCCGCTTGTATTCGGCTTTGAGCGCCGCGGTCGTGGTCCAGTCGTCGTGGCCGGGCGGCTCCGCGGCGCGCAGGAACCGCTCGACGGCGCGGTCGGCATCCGTCGGCTCCTCCGGCTCGCGCGCCTCGCCGCAGGCGAGGACCGCGTGATACGGCCGCGCGCCCAGCGCCAGGCTGCGGCGGTCCCAATAACGCACCACCATGCCGGGCCCGCGGAACCACGCGACGTGCCCGAGCAGCGGATCCGCCCGGCCCTCGCGATCTTCGCGCGCGAGCCGCACGCACAGCCGCACGTGGCCGCGAACCGCACGCGCTCCGTCGCGCCGCGCCGGAACGTCGATCGGGATGTCGCGCACCGCGACGTCGCCGGGCTCGTCGACCGCGTCGCGGTCGCTGTGGCGACCGCGGTAGCAGTCGACGAACGGCTCGACCGGCGCGAGGTCGCGCGCGCTGATCAGGCGGCCGCCGGCCGGCGTGACGACCCACACGACCAGCGGGCGCCCCGGCATGGTCAGCGCGGGCCAGAACTCGCGCACGGTCGCGTCGCGAATGCGGGCCGCGAGCGTCTCGATGTCGGGTTCGTCGTCGCTCGTCGGATCGCGAAACCCGAGGATGAGCAGACTGGTCCCGGTGTGGTCGCCGCGGGCGAGGTGCAGGCGCTCGGCCAGCCGGCCGGCGGGCTGGCCCCAAACCGACTCGGCGCGCATCCCCTCGGCGGCGGCGACGGGCCGACCGAACCACCCCGGCCCGGAGTACCACCGCCGGGTGCCCTCCTGCACCTCGTGCGACGGCAACTCCGCGCGGCCGATCAGCCGGGGAGACCGCTGGCCGGGCGCGTGCTCGCTGAGATTCGAGTTGAACAGCACGGTGGACAGCCCGGAAAACGCCCACAACACTGACTTGCCGAGCCCGTAGCTGCCGCCGGCGCCGTCGCTGCGCTTGTGGCTGTACAAGGTGTCCTTGCACAGCGCGCGAAAGTGCGAGTCGCCGTGCAACTCGTCGCCGGTGAGGCCGACGGTGTTGCGGTCCTCCACGCACAGCAGCCGCAGGCGGCCACGCCTGCGAATGTCGTCGAGCGCGGCGGCGATCGCGCGACCGCCGCGCGTCCGCGCGGCCGCGCGCAGGTGGCGTTCGAGCTCCGGCCACCTGACCGCGTCGCGGAAGTCCGCCAGGTCGCCGCCGGCCAGTTCGACGAATCGGAAGTGGACCTCCGGGAACTCGATGGCCTGATCGTTCGCGTTCTGGAGCACCTCTCGGACGAACGTGGCGATGTCCTGGCGAAACGCGTGGCTGGCGGGTTCGCCGCCGCGGCGCGCGAGCGACGGGGGCAGCGCATCGAACACCCACCGCGGTCGCACCGCGTCGGGGCCGGGATCGCGTCGCGTCGCCACGGTGCCGCAGTGTACCGGCGGACCGAGGCGGGAACCACGGCCGCACGCGCGATGCCGGGACGCGGCGGCCGCGACATGACCGGGCCCGGGGACCTCGGACGCCAGCGTGGGGGAGAGCCGTCGGGGCGAGCCCGACAACCGGCAAACTCGGGTTCGAAATCGGCAACGAGCGGCAAAAACCCTCTTGCGGCCGCGCTCGGGATCGACTATACGTGAAGAACAAATCAGGCAGTTGTTTCCTTCCGGCAACTGCCGCTGCCACATAGGGAGGGGGACACGTGGGGCCGACGGGAAACCGCCGGCCTCACATTTTATTTTCGGCGGCGTGTGGCGCCGGACGCACGCGGCTGCTCCCTTCGCGTCGACTTCTCGGGGAGTCGCGCGGCCGGCGGGCGCGCCGCGCCGGTCGCGCGGGCGATGGAGGCCAGCCGGGCGGCGCCGAAAACGGTTGCACGGCTCCGCGCGGTCGCGTATATCCAGATCCACATATTCAGGCAGTTGTTTCCTTCCGGCAACTGCCGCTGCCACACAGGGAGGGGGACGCCGTGGGGCCGACGGGAAACCGCCGGCCCCACATTACGTTTGGCCGCGTCACGCTTGGCCGAGTCGGGCGCGCCTTCGCGGCGCGCGCGACGCCCCGGCGCGCGACCGAACCGGCGGCGCCGGTACCCAAATAATGCAGGCACAACTAATCGCAGCGCCTGCCGATCACAACAGCTCGAGCCGCCACCGCCCGTCCACCTCGACCAGGTCGACGCGGTGGCGCTCGCCGTCGGCGTCGACGATGGCGACGACCGCGCGTCCATCGCGCGCCTCGACGAGTTCGTAGTCGCGCGGCGGCGGCAGGTCGGCCGCGGCGCTGACCGCGATCATCTCGCGCGGCGAGAACCGGCGCTCGCCGCCGACGAGCTGCCCGGCGCGCGCGGCCCGCGCGTCGAGCGCCGCACGCGTCCGCGGTCCCAACAGCTCGTACAGCGCATCGCGGTCGCCCGCGCGCGCCGCGGCGACGAACGCGCGCACCGCGCCGACCGGCGAGTCGTCCTCGGCGCCGCACGCGCGCCCCGCCATCGCGACGGCGAGCACGGCGGCGAGCAACACGCTCACCGCGGTCGCCAGCGCTCGCCTGCGACCGCCTACGGCCATAGGCCGAGCTTGTCACGCACCTCGGCCATCGTGCGCGACGCGATCTCTTTGGCGCGCGCGGCGCCGCGCGCGAGCGTGTCGGCCACGCCGTCCGGGTCGGCTGCGAGCTGTGCCTTGCGCGCCTGGATTGGCGCCAGGTGCGACACGATGTTGTCGGCGAGCGCCGTCTTGCAGTCCTTGCAGCCGATCCCCGCGGTCGTACACCCGTCTCGCACCCACCGCTTGCACGCATCGTCGGAGAAAAACGTGTGCAGCGTGTACACGTTGCACTTGTCCGGATCGCCCGGGTCGTCGCGCGTGACGCGCGCCGGGTCAGTCGCGGCGCGCGCCAGCTTCTTGCGGATCGATCGCTCGTCTTCGCTCAGCGCGATCGTGTTGCCGATTGACTTGGACATCTTCGCCTTGCCGTCAAGACCGAGGATCTTCGGCGTCGACGACAGCACCGGTTCGGGCTCGGGAAACACCTTGCCCCAGCGGCGATTGAACGCGCGGACGATGCGGCGCGCGAGTTCGATGTGTTGCACCTGGTCGGCGCCCACCGGCACCGCGGTCGCCTTGTACAAGATGATGTCCGCAGTCTGCAGGACGGGGTAGTCGAACAGGCCGGCGTTGATGTTGTCGGCCTGGCGCTGTGCCTTGTCCTTGAACTGAGTCATCCGGCTGAGGTCGCCGAACGGCGTCACGGTGTTCAGGATCCAGCACAGCTCCGTATGCTCGGGCACCTGGGACTGGACGAACAGGATCGACCGCTCCGGATCGATGCCGCACGCGATCAGGTCCGTCACCATGTCGAACACGCGGCGGCGCATCTCCTTCGGCTCGTAGGGCTGCGTGATCGCGTGGTAGTCGACGACCGAGAACACGCACTGGTACTGGTCTTGCAGCGCGACCCAGTTGCGAATCGCGCCGAGGTAGTTGCCCAGGTGCAGCTCCCCCGACGGCTGAATTCCCGAAAACACCGTCTTCATTGAAAAACGTGCATAATCCGACACACTGGAAACTGCAACACGAACCCGGCGATTCTCGCCGCGATCGTGAACGCGCGTCGTCACAGCGTGAAGAAACGCCGCGCGCACCACGTCGTACCGTCACGCATGGAGGGCAGGTCATGAACCGTTTCACTTTGGGCGCCGTCGTCGCGGCGGCAGCCGTGTCGCTGTCGGCGAGCGCGTGCGTCGTCCGGGAGACGCGACCCGCCCGCGTCAGTGCGCAGGGCTCGCTCCACGTGCGCGCCACCGCGCCGAACCCGTATTACGTGAGCGCCGCACCGCCGCAGCCGCTGTACGAAGAGATGACGCCCGCGCCGGGCCCCGGGTATGTCTGGGTCGACGGCTACTGGCACTGGAACGGCTACGACTGGGAGTGGATCCCCGGCCAGTGGGTCGTGCGCTACGACGGCTACGTGTACAT is a genomic window of Deltaproteobacteria bacterium containing:
- a CDS encoding TIGR02266 family protein — protein: MSDADHRRHRREAVTLVVEYDGADDLSADLTANLSEGGTFVRTARRLAVGTEVVLRLSFPGLVAPIRVPGVVRWTRDAGDDERGIGIEFVDGPGLSAELQPLLDRLRARDPNLVVPVVRVLVVEDNSHVARLIREGVAGGSRRAFGDDRAYHFDTAANGRDALDRLARTHYDLLVVDVYLPVMDGASLIAAVRADPKLARMPILAVSAGGDSARREALAAGADVFLDKPMRLRDIVASMRKLMPPPGTGSAGGPT
- a CDS encoding MFS transporter; its protein translation is MTAPDEPPHGRIASPYAILTVLALVNFFNYVDRQVLSGLVVFVQRPAASGGLGLTDGQAGLLQSAFMVVHSVASIPLGIAADRFVRRKMIAVGVALWSAATALAGFARTFGQLFASRAAVGIGEATYAPAATALISESFSTGARARALGVFQAGMVLGGGFGIVLGSVVGTYWGWRAAFFVVGAPGFALAAASLAIRERPRSRAADRGPRRPFSTELRLVFGARGVAFVYAAGILITFMVGALQYWGHPFIIRYHYGGDASMSARVGATFGPVVIGAAIAGVVGGSVLADRLERRMPGRGRLLVVGLGPLLGAPFVALGLWTNSLVLLYVSLGLGTALNSAYAGPVLAALHDVVGARAHATATGAYFFLVHFLGDAFSPAVVGAIADRVGSLRVGLSVAGAVAVLGGVAALAGIRARADADKISGGTREG
- a CDS encoding HAMP domain-containing protein, with protein sequence MARIRGLTTISARIVVAFAVLIVTFGGVSAYSVVNLSRLGRQIRLIRTGYVPLALQAKELEEKQTQLREFLDDVTAESSAARVEARLRSYLATRARDLREAIEMADALRDVPPGHRAGVADIRRQLAEFAEAIDRAAPLYDALLADPPLAGVAPRDAAARDRAQQALERLVRSETELRSRLSRFWRWQRRIVEATALHLEESESYVRQLTLGLGGLAVLLGVLVAVWATRSLLPLKRLQLAARRIAAGDYASRIDERGPAEVAELAREFNVMGRAVESRERDLVRSERLAVVGKMAASITHEVRNPLSSIGLNAELLEEELAALGGDAAGEARALCRAIQTEVDRLTSITEEYLNFARLPKPKLHPHDINAIVEQLVDFEREPLAARGATVVAELATALPRVEVDDQQLRQALLNLLRNAADALEEAGGGTVAVRTRLAPGGRRVQIEVADDGPGIPPDVVDKVFDPFFSTKDRGTGLGLALTLQIVREHGGAIEVDSAPGRGTRFVVTL
- a CDS encoding PEGA domain-containing protein, which translates into the protein MLRRSLSAAVALCLWLAVDALAYAKPTVAILGLEVIDDGSGIDERSTAFAAEFTNALRHRAMLGKGSYQLAPNSNKDLLELKLLSDCADEGRACMAAIGRELRADALMYGKVEKRAEGFQVSLKLLNVETGTMERTLSEIVPYDAAAGDKLNEWARTLYNRLTGVPDTGSVRVRANASKGTVYVDGEVKTTLSAGGATVSGLSEGVHALAVESDGFDRYESQITISPGEVLDVTVHLEPATRGGPERPGKVSRVLFWTSVVATGASVAAFTITGTQVRSLEDDKQEQFERLVANGADVSNAPRDSNGDFTDVCAIAENNRGVAGAQDLIDTCEKGRNRALLTNVLIGTSVATALAATYFYYKGYIEPGGADSREAGAVTVTPAVGPGVVGAGVEITF
- the trpS gene encoding tryptophan--tRNA ligase is translated as MKTVFSGIQPSGELHLGNYLGAIRNWVALQDQYQCVFSVVDYHAITQPYEPKEMRRRVFDMVTDLIACGIDPERSILFVQSQVPEHTELCWILNTVTPFGDLSRMTQFKDKAQRQADNINAGLFDYPVLQTADIILYKATAVPVGADQVQHIELARRIVRAFNRRWGKVFPEPEPVLSSTPKILGLDGKAKMSKSIGNTIALSEDERSIRKKLARAATDPARVTRDDPGDPDKCNVYTLHTFFSDDACKRWVRDGCTTAGIGCKDCKTALADNIVSHLAPIQARKAQLAADPDGVADTLARGAARAKEIASRTMAEVRDKLGLWP